The nucleotide sequence aatataaatcataagACCAAATGCCAGGTTTGACGGCCTCAAGGGATTAAGGCCACGATAATATTTTAGCGGCATTTAAACGGTGGAccctgtaataaaaaaatacagcagACCAATGTAATCGAGTGCTATCAAAATGAAAGAGTTTTGAAAGGtgatcacaaaaatatacgtCTTCTatgtttaattcaaaatttgtataaaaatcgtttaattaaactaaactgGACACACAAAACACGAAAAATCTGTTATTAactcattttattaatttaaatctttgaatttgcaaaaaaatactaattaggTAGTTTCGCATGGGCGAGCCCCCGCTTTACACATCTCCATTATCGGTAATCTGAAAGATGATGCTCCGTTGCTGGGCTACTTCCATCTAATCGTACAAAATCATTCCtaaaatacatagataaaatgttgttatatattattattttatctatgctaGAATCGTAAAGCGTTTCGGCCGCTGCATCTCGACGCGCCGTCATTACCatctgtcaattttcttgaggaagaaatcgtttctaaatttaaataataaaaatgacattgcCACATTacagattaaatattatctcTTTTGAGAAAGCcagtagtaaaattaattcttttgtcttttaaaatttaaaataaaggtaGGGAAAACGAAAGGCTCCAGGGCAGCGATTCTGCTAAATCATTATCGTATGCCAATGGTGTTATAGTAATCCTTATTAACAACACAATAAGCCCTATCTTGAGACACAATTTTGACTTAACGTCAGCAGAATTTTCACCTTGGAAACATTGCCGGACACCCGCCAAGTTGTGTTTAAATGCGCCACCGTCACCGTGATTTCTTCAGTAAACCACTCACGTATAATTCTACCCGCCACCTGCAACCGCCATTGTGGTGTAAGGCATAAGCAGCACTTTATTtcttaatagttttatttagcttattcaaaatcaaattaatcaatttcGACCAATACTAATATTCGTAGTGTTTTGAAAtatcgatttttattttggtagtTTGTAttccataatttttaaaacacatttttactcttttacatatattacatttcTTATACAACACTCgcatacatttattatataattctaaACGGAATACCTCAGCGAAGCATCTTGATATCGAGAGCTGAGCTGGTCTTCAGTGACTTGTTACGTCTCGCCCTGTTATTCTACCTGTACTCAGTGATGTTCGGAGCTGCGTTCAAACTtaacgataaataaaattacaagtaaAATGCCCCTATTGATTATAACatcatcattttattatatgtaggaTAATCTGTGATTATATGggcctatattatattaacttttgcctgaaataaataaataaataaataaaataaaaattttattccaaGGAGACGCTTGGGAACGCAGTGGCCATAGCATATCACAATTtaacaaaactttatttttgccAATTTTCCACAAAATCTCAAATATCTCGTAAACTAGAATCTGCCCAGTACCCATTTGCTTGAAGCGTTACAATTATACGTAACACCTGTATTGTGatgtttgaatatttgaatatttgttaGCCACCAATACAGTGGCAATTTagcatatttttctaaatacttACTTTGTTAAAAATGCGATCGCTTGACTGACGTGAAGCGCGCGCGCTGCTTATTCAGAGCGACACAACACGTCTTCTTTTAGCATTACGGCTGTAAAACGTGGAAGGACATAATGATGCAGAATATCTTGATGCGCTTTTTCTTCACTTACGCTGTCAAGGTAGTAATAAATCCAATTTctatactaattaatataataaatgcgaaagcacATTTATATTCGAATTcgaatgtgaaaatatttctatttttcagTCCGTATGTAATCTTTTCAGACGTAGGTACATTTGAATAGGCGACGTCTTTTCTTTCCCATCACGTGTGCTAACTATCACTAGTTTTATCACATTCCTCTGGTCAAACAGTATAAAGGTTGACGTAACGACCGACTGCAAGAAGGtttcgattaaaaaaatatcactgcGTGTCAGATTTAAGGTGCAAACTGCGAGTAATCGCATACGCATCATTGAGCTAAATAGTCTATCAATGTGCAGGTTTTTACACAACATTTGATCCAAACATGAAGTGGAAACCGTAATAATTGTCTATAGATAGTCCATAAAAACTTTCATTTAACAATATGCTTTTAGAGACCTTTATGGATTTCTGGCAGCTCGTCAAAAATCTCCATTAGGGATGTCCTCGGCGCGCGTCAACGATGAAAGGGTTCGAATTAGGTATAGCAGTCAAATTGAAATACTGCCGGAGGTAACTCGATTTGAGGAGGCCGAGCGGGGGCGGGGGCCGTCCCGACACGCCACCTGGAAATTCATTACACACCCCTTCAATCCGGTTAGCCCACTTTGATTTTTGATACGCTTGACATTTGTTGCTGCATAATGTAAGTGCCAAATTTCTAGTAGGTCCCTAAATTCGATCCGTATTTCGGAAAATCTAGAAACTTCACTATTCGTAGCTATTTGTGCTTTGATTCAACAGTATGTTGTGTAACAGagtaattactattttttgatTCGAAGTTCTAGAGAAAAGCAAGCAAAGCCGTTccaatattaagtattataaattgtacatCACAAAGACTAAAATGTGAAAACATCATAGAAAACGTTCTTGTGTAAAGCACTCAAAAGTGACTTTCAGATAACAATGGTTTGGTTTGGTGCAGTTGAATTATAAAGGTAAAATTTCAACGAGCCTTTGGGCCCTTAAACGTCAATCAACCCTTTAAATTGATCACCGTCAATATGCATAGCATTAATAAAATGTCCTGTGGGGATTACTGGCCCCTTGTACAAATAAGAGGTACAAATTACATAAGCTTGTGtttaaacttttgtattatattatcaaccctacactgaaaaaaagaaatagctgAACCAGTTTTGCTATTTGcaaatttctttaatagaTACCAAACTTTGGTTGTAATTATCTAAACCAATGTAACTGCATGTCCCAAACCAGATAAGCTAATCAGTTCTTGATAATCAGTAATCAAAATGttagctattatttattaaaataaaccagtCAAACTACTTTAGCTGCAAGAACAAACTGTTTCATAGCTGGTAACCGaacatatgtacttaaatttaatacaatgttgattaaaacatggtcatgaatttatttatatataacacaatCAAAGTCATTATTTGGAcattcatcaatttatttatttgtagtaaaCTTTTCTAGCAGCCATTAAATCAtcatttgattaatatttgcCTATGTCGAATGtatgaagttaaaataaaaatgtaagtattatcaCAAAActgtttaacaatatttaattaaaatattgttaaaactaGTTGGCACTGTTGGCAGCACTGCGTCCGAGTCAGTACATTAAAGTTATATGCGATTCACGTTAGAACTCGTTCTCTGCGTTCGGTCATTATTGGCTGGTGAAGCTTGGCTGGTGAAGGCGGCAAATCGAATTGATTTTCACATTCCTATTATTTTCGGGAGATTTGTAGCgacattatgtatataaaaaaaacttagtaaaCGTGTTTTCGTAATAAATAGTGCAATGGCAGACGGTCAAGACGAGACCTCCGCTGATCCTATGAGTGACTATTTGCGCTCATGGGGTCttgaaatgtacataaatttgttcaaaggtatgtgaatgtttaatttttatttagttcgtGTTAGTTTAATGTTCAGTCGAACAATCATCAAATATTGGCGCGGTCAGAGTAGGTATCGCACAGGGCTGCCGGATCGGGTAGCACGAAAGCGGCAGGGAAGCCCCGTAGTGTGTCTTGTCGCCAGTGGGCGAGGCGGGTCGCTTCATTCAAAGTTCCATTCGCGCCGCTTGCTACTGGAGGCAAGGGTGCCCTGAAAGGGTCAGTCCAGAGGActtagaatttttaagatatttttcacaattgtTATCAGTCTAGTTTTGGTTTGCAGTTAAgatgataataattgttatgatTAACCTCTGATGTAAGCAATATGTTTTTACCaatcttaactaataaaatatcccGAAGatgtgtatgttttattaatagtgtggataataatttcatatttttttacagcataATATCCATGATGATAGCATCCCTGCATCATCGCATCATCAAATGCTGTGTGTATCAATAACTTGCCAATCCTTACTGATAGCACCATACATTACCTACTAGTATATTGCTGAATCAGGACTTGAAAACTTACAGAACTTGGACAAATATACAGAATGAGGAAGTACCAAacttaaatacaaatgtaagcatttttactttttaaggtAAAACGGATTAAAACGGGATCTTATTACTGAGATTTCACTTGCTTCgtccatctgtctgtctgtctattacTAGGCTGTGTCTCATGAACCATAATGGCTAGACAGTTGCAATTTAATTACTAAGTACTAGCTTTTCCCGCGAACTTCGTTTCGCTCTACATCCCGTTTATCCTGTTCCCGTTCGACAAAAAGTATCCTATCACCTAAGTTAGCTCATACCCTGtctgtataccaaatttcatcaaaatccgttcagtagctTCAGCGTGATTAACGGACAAACATCCAAACAAAcccactttcacatttataatattagtgtgatatatacctacttcaatgaatatataaatttaagtactaaaaataaataatataagttaacAAGGAGCACctcctataaaataaatgttctttttttgccattttttgctcgataatatgtaataataatgacatggAACCCTTCGTGGCGAGTCCAACTAGCACTtagccatttttattattatttattaacctgGTATGGCAGAGcatcaacaatataataagaaaacaagAGGACTGTTATTAGTTCACTCTATAGTTTCTTAAATTTCAGGGAGTATACAACACTTTGAGTTCATGTAATGAAGGAAAAGGACTACTTCTTCGCTACAAAGAAAACGGAATGAATTCCTGAAAGTTAATTCTTCTAAGTATCTTCGCCAAGCCTCTCCCGGTGTGCactgaattatataaaatgaagaaaacaGACTATGAttgttatgttaaattttaaactcaaGTAATGTGTTTGACATTAATTTGGGCTAAGCAAtgtcttattaatatttggttaactattctttatttttattagccctattatgttttataatatattggtgTTTGATTACCAGTTATTATACAATGGAGATACTACAGCGTttgtaacttaaatttaataatctgGATTTTCTTGAGTGAATGACAAGAcattaaattgtgttattttatttttttgaacattttaaataaataattcaaaaaaattacttatataatatacattttttttattcattattgcACTTAGCCCGTTATCCCTATGTTAAGGTGGCTGTTAGACCTGTATATACATCCACAAGGCAGGACACCATTTGGTAATATTATTGGGATTTACTGGATTGATATGATTAATCATATCAATCCAGTACATCCCAATAATATTGAAGGTGGCCTGTAGATCCAGGTCCAATAGCAGATCTAGGACCAGCTACTGGTAAATAAACCAACAGGAGCAGGTAAACAAACAATGCTGTTACCTCCACATAAAGTGTTTGTCTACTAGTAATGAAACAGATTAGCAAGAGATAACCACAccttaacattaattattaaacaaataatttaatatttcttactgAACTGTTAGATTTACTAGTTATTTAACACTTTAGCTTTAATTAGCCAAAGTAACTTTGCTAAAGCAACTTTACCGGAGCACTATTGACAGCCAAACAGTTTAgttcaaataacaaaactaagTTATCACCAGTTACCTAAAAGAAGTTAATATCATATTACTAAACTCTGTttacaaaacatgttttagtTACTTGTAGCCCTCAGTTTAGTAGTCACTCGATTTTGGTGATATGCAGCTAAACTTTTAGCTACTagcaacaattttttttttcagtgtatTTAAGCAAATATATTGTCTTATTTGGGACCACACAACATGCTCGTGAAAATCCTCACGTTTTAATcaacaaatgaaaattttgaaaacagaatcatattcattattttatattgaaaatgaaaacgaTTAAAGACATAAATCATGTGACCTAGATCAAAATTTTCCTTATAATTTCGCTGAAATCAATCCTTACAATGATCTCTTCAAGCTACAATTTTTTCAGCTTTTTGTACCTAGCTCGTTGTCTGACTGAATTTGACAATGTCAAAATGTGcagcatgaaaatccattcacaagtattataattttacagtcATTCAAGAAGGCTATGTTGTGTTCGGAAATCTTGGATAAAATTACTACAATTTCGCGAATCGCTCCTCTTAAATAAGGAGTTTTTTCTGTACCTTGGTTATTCTCCGTCTGTCTCCCCCAATAGTTTTCGAtgacttaaatataaattggttATCAAGGGACTTTTAGGGAATTACGGATCTGATTGGATTCTTCCTGACTGCTCGCTAAGTGCCGTTCTCAATTCCTGCCCCTCTATTAGAAATTCCGGGTtgggacaaaaatatattgcgaCGGTCGGCCAATTCCGCGTAcgctttattttattgtgtaacaTGATTCACCGGGGGATCTTGTTCGTTTGAAAACTAAACTTAAGacaatatttacaagaaaataaaattaacaatttaattttttaaaatatgaattaagtACATAGCCCATCAAGCGCGTTATCCTGCGGCAAAGCGCTCAAAAGACATGAAGCATTTCCAAATTTGCAATGTCCATttcttttctaaattaatattaaaatagattttttaaccTTTCAGAGTATTGTGCAGGTCAATAGAGTTTTAGTTCTTAGAGgttcttcatagtcgtgttcatcatggctgagggtcgtggttgttacgtggaatgaaacacacacaacaactttcttggcattattaatggagtggtttgccattgccttctccatttcacacacaagttaataagaatcaaccagtgtgcaggtttcctcacgatgttttccttcaccggaagcaagtggtggacgatgaaaactactatatatgagtcagattggtatacaaactcatatggcacgagtagaattcgaacctgggacctttcgatccacaggcgggcgtcttaaccattacaccaccaccgcttagaGGTTAAGTAACTTCAATTGACGATTATACTGTAAATTCAGATCCATCCACAGACTTTAAAATCCTTATAAACCCAAATGAAATCGGGAGTGAAtctattaaaaacttaaaaatattatagatggcagtaaataaataaacgaaaacGCCGAACTTCAATATCCAATTCTAGCAAAGTATCTTTTTTGTGCATCGCTTCGTGCAGTGTAACGTCGGGCAGCTAGGACGTCGAGTGAGCGGCCGATTCGCTTGATAAGCTCCAATTAGCTGCTGAACTCACCGTAATGATTTCAAGGCAAACCAGGGTTAATAACTAATTACATATTCTATAGGTAGATTCGCAGTACccagttttattttcactctCAAAGAGGGCAGACGTCGTGAAGTCActgataaatattcaaaattgtaaagttTAATTACAATACCATCTTAAggttgtattgtaattaaacattattaacaATTAAGCTGGATCAGTGAAGAGAGATGTTCGCACCTCCCTGTTATATTTCGCTCCATATATCGCatagaaaaaagattttaagaaCGAACTGATAGTGAGGAAAAGTATCATGATGAGTAGGTGCATAATaacttttgaataaaataactacCTAATAAAAGAACTAAGTCTAGGTTCCGCATGTCTAATAGAAAAACacgttaatttattgaattggGCTCAGTGAAGGCGTCTATGACTTAAGACAGGCTCGTTAAGATTTCACACTCGCCTAACTCTGAGATCGCCTAGATCTcagataatttgaaaattttgtcaaattcGTGTATTGTTAAGTCTGCGTGTTgaagacaaaaatatgtttaaggTGACTCTCACGATATGCTTAGCATGTTAAAGTAGCTTAGCTTGATAtctgatagacaacaacattcccaaagagggttgagaTCAGACCGAAAACGGATCTTAAGTACTACGacagaaaattatatagataaataaatcgtttatttGAAGTTCCCAGCATCCTTTGTTTCTTTTCTCTTTGTTTGTTTCCCTAATCGAGAATGCGGGGAAAATAATGTCCTTGAGGAAATCTCCGCTTGTCAGGCGAACAGGTGATCATGATGTGAATGCTACTCGCTGAATCATGGACAAATCGCGCATTATGCATGATGTTTACTTTAcctttatatataactttaacaAAAGTAAATCTCTTGTTaatgtttacattaaaatttaggGTTCCGCTTGCTGCAACTAGCAACACTAAACTTTACTTTTTAGTTATGAATGTTATGACTTGAATCATTCATTCAGTTATAATATGTTagtataaattgtttatggCAATACTGCCCAATTTTTACTCTCTTGCTACTTTCTGCTACGTCGCGATTGTAGCACGTCTgtcatttatttgaaatagaaatagattCCACATTACAATGAAGTTGTTAATGCAAACAGCATACGCTTGTAGATCGAGTTAACAAGCAAATACTTACTTAGTTGTAACGAGTTTACCGTGTAGTTCTGAAAATACTCAGTATTCAATTTACTCCTTGTGGATTAGTAGTAggtaattttatagttttttatatagccgtgatgggaagtggtcaccacagcatATGGATGCCTGCAAGAGAGCTCAATCGcataatttcttatattttaaattccatCGCGGTACGAGAGGaattaatacttaaaataggatatgaataaaatatttgacacatACACAGGtagttgtattttatttcttcttctttttgagTGTGTGCTTACACTGGCGCTGACACCACATTAACCTGTgcaaaaaaacgaaaattattttcgcatttataatttaagttgGAATTTCTTCAGTCTgtctcaaaatcaaaaatagcGCTCCAAATGAAACAGAGAGAGGATTTATAACGTTTTGTTTCCAGATCTGAACGTGGCAGAACAATCGCGTTTAACAGTTCAATAAATAGAATCCGCAGTCCGTCCAATTAGACTAGATTAGCGCGGATGTCGTTTGTTTGTGTACAAACATTCGAGACCAATTATTGTGCGTACGGTATCTGATgtaacacatttttatcaatttattttctttattagcGAAAGCTAAAAGTAATCTTTACAACTATGCAACACTagataataaactaaaatacctTCTTAAAACTAATACATTTGTATCACTTCTATTCAAAGAAGAAATTTAAAGATACATAGTTAAGTTTTTGTAACAAAGCCATGGACAgattcaattaaaaacatagCTATATTCCATCCATTGTGTTTttactatttgtattttatacaataacgCTTAAATAGATTATTGTTCATTGATCGCAagggaaccctaaaaataacaataggtGATAAGAATTAAGAAAACTAACGGGCAAAAAGTATTCCAAATGGAATAAGACATCCGTATGAATGGCCTGCGATTTTGCAACGGTGTTACAACCAGTTAGCTCTGGGTTTTCCAATTCATTAGAATTTGCATTGTACATTGTATTCAGTTCTGAGTAAGattcattcaatttttaataattttcacaacGCAACACTACAGGCGACCAGCGTCAAGAAACTttgataaaatacttttttatctaaatctattgGATCCCGaaaacatcaaatatttttatttaaattataaagaacaCTTTATAGTCTTCTTTATCtatcattttcttataataatgatactcTGGCCAAATCCCTACACCCTGACAACAATCGCCGGTGTACTAGTGATGCTCTGTAGCATCGCAACGCAAACGGAGTTGGTTAGTGATCGCTACGTAGCTGGTTACGAGGTGAGCCATCCAGAACTATGTCCAGCGTTTGGTTCCGAACTAGAGTTGATAATATTCGTAACAACAGTACCTTCCCATTTCAAAGAAAGACAAGCCATACGAATGACATGGGGCGCTACGTGGAAGTTTGAAAACGTTTCCTTCGccttttatataggtactccTCCAAATGAATCTAGATCCCTGATTCTAGAGGAAAATGTTGCACACGGTGATATTATAATCGCCCGATTTATCGACACATATGATAATCTTACGCTCAAAAGTTTATCTATGCTTGAATGGATAAATACACATTGTCCTCTAGTTCCTAGAATGCTAAAAACTGATGACGATATGTTTATAAACGTACCTAAGTTATTACACTTTATAAGACAAACTATACAAAAGAATAAGACGAATACGATATGGGGACAATTGAGCAAGCGTAATTTACCAGATCGTTATAATAAAACCAAGTACTTCGTGACGTATAAAGAGTATCCAGAAAAGTTATACCCCCGATTTCTTACTGGTCCAGCTTATTTGTTGTCGACTGATGTCACGAGAGATTTATTCACTACCGCTGCTAATGAACCTTACTTTAAAATCGAAGATGTATTCATAACTGGTATTTTAGcagaaaaacttaaaataaaaaggattCATATCAACGAGTTCCATAATTCGAAATTGCGTGGTGAAGTGTGCCGCTTGCTGGATCAGATATCAGTGCATGGATTCACAAGCACTGAGCTGCTCAAGACATGGAATAAACTTCAAGCCAGTGATTGCCCAAGCGAAAAGACTAGTGATTAAATCTT is from Plodia interpunctella isolate USDA-ARS_2022_Savannah chromosome 15, ilPloInte3.2, whole genome shotgun sequence and encodes:
- the LOC128675842 gene encoding beta-1,3-galactosyltransferase 5-like: MILWPNPYTLTTIAGVLVMLCSIATQTELVSDRYVAGYEVSHPELCPAFGSELELIIFVTTVPSHFKERQAIRMTWGATWKFENVSFAFYIGTPPNESRSLILEENVAHGDIIIARFIDTYDNLTLKSLSMLEWINTHCPLVPRMLKTDDDMFINVPKLLHFIRQTIQKNKTNTIWGQLSKRNLPDRYNKTKYFVTYKEYPEKLYPRFLTGPAYLLSTDVTRDLFTTAANEPYFKIEDVFITGILAEKLKIKRIHINEFHNSKLRGEVCRLLDQISVHGFTSTELLKTWNKLQASDCPSEKTSD